From a region of the Sphaerodactylus townsendi isolate TG3544 linkage group LG16, MPM_Stown_v2.3, whole genome shotgun sequence genome:
- the DHRS13 gene encoding dehydrogenase/reductase SDR family member 13 translates to MMAVLMLTGLAGFYVWLYYNFLQAAKCLNRRSLRGKTVLITGANRGIGEETALDLARRGARIILACRNKAQAESVASNIRMETGNSEVFTMRLDLADLSSVRAFADEFLRSEPRLDILINNAGIQDGGRSADGFNLTFQVNHLSHFLLTHLLLDRLKCCAPSRVVVLASSAHQAGKIDFKNIHKPVHGFLKYFQAYCHSKLANILFTRELANRLEGTNVTCYAVHPGLVATEIMCKRRVWMKPLVFLARFFIRDAVEGAQTSIYCATQDGIEKYSGHYFADCKPEEPYPQARDDAVAKKLWAFSEKLLGLAEQTPPEQHWGD, encoded by the exons ATGATGGCGGTGCTGATGCTGACCGGGCTGGCGGGCTTCTACGTGTGGCTCTACTACAACTTCCTGCAAGCCGCCAAGTGCCTCAACCGGAGGAGCCTGCGCGGCAAGACGGTCCTGATCACAG GTGCAAACAGAGGAATTGGGGAAGAAACGGCGCTGGATCTAGCCCGGAGAGGAGCTCGTATCATCCTAGCCTGCCGGAACAAAGCACAAGCAGAATCAGTGGCCTCTAACATCCGCATG GAAACTGGGAACAGTGAGGTTTTCACCATGCGTTTGGATCTGGCCGACCTGAGCTCCGTGCGAGCTTTTGCGGATGAGTTCCTGAGATCTGAGCCTCGCCTTGACATTCTGATCAACAATGCAG GTATTCAAGATGGGGGCAGGAGTGCCGACGGCTTCAATTTGACTTTCCAGGTGAACCACCTGAGCCACTTCCTGCTGACCCACCTCCTGTTGGATCGACTGAAATGCTGCGCTCCTAGCCGCGTGGTGGTGTTGGCATCAAGTGCACATCAGGCAGGAAAGATCGACTTTAAGAACATCCACAAACCAGTGCATGGGTTTCTGAAATATTTCCAGGCCTACTGCCACAGCAAACTGGCCAACATTCTGTTTACTCGAGAGCTGGCTAACAGGCTGGAAGGGACCAATGTTACCTGCTATGCTGTTCATCCAG GCTTAGTTGCCACAGAAATTATGTGCAAACGTCGTGTCTGGATGAAACCGCTTGTCTTTCTTGCTCGGTTCTTCATCCGTGATGCTGTGGAAGGCGCTCAGACATCGATCTATTGCGCTACTCAGGATGGGATTGAGAAGTACAGCGGCCACTATTTTGCTGACTGCAAGCCAGAAGAACCATATCCCCAAGCCCGAGACGATGCCGTGGCCAAGAAGCTTTGGGCATTCAGCGAGAAACTGTTGGGGCTGGCCGAGCAAACTcctccagaacagcactggggcgACTAG